One genomic region from Panthera tigris isolate Pti1 chromosome D1, P.tigris_Pti1_mat1.1, whole genome shotgun sequence encodes:
- the LOC122231155 gene encoding olfactory receptor 52Z1-like, translated as MAPFSYNHTHPQDMWYVLTGIPGLEDSHTWISIPICSMYILAVIGNIFLIFLIVTERRLHEPMYVFLSMLALSDVLLSTATAPKMLAIFWFHSTDISFGSCVSQMFFIHFLFVAESAILLAMAFDRYVAICHPLRYTTILTSSATGKIDIAAVVRSFIICFPFIFLVHRLTYCGRNIIPHSYCEHMGIARLSCDNISVNIIYGLTVALLSTGLDIVFIIMSYAMILRTVFQIPSRSARFKALNTCGSHICVILMFYAPAFFSFFAHRFGGKTVPQHIHILVANLYVVVPPMLNPIIYGVKTKQIQDRILK; from the coding sequence ATGGCCCCTTTCTCTTACAATCACACCCATCCCCAGGACATGTGGTATGTCCTGACTGGAATCCCAGGACTGGAAGATTCTCATACCTGGATCTCCATCCCTATCTGTTCTATGTACATTTTGGCTGTCATAGGCAACATCTTCTTGATCTTCCTGATTGTAACTGAGCGCCGTCTCCATGAGCCTATGTATGTCTTCCTTTCCATGCTGGCCTTATCAGATGTCCTGCTCTCCACAGCCACAGCCCCCAAGATGCTGGCCATCTTCTGGTTCCATTCCACGGATATATCCTTTGGGAGTTGTGTATCTCAGATGTTCTTCATCCATTTCCTCTTTGTGGCAGAATCTGCTATTCTCCTGGCCATGGCAtttgaccgctatgtggccatctgtcaccCACTGAGATATACCACAATCTTAACCTCCTCAGCCACTGGGAAAATTGACATCGCAGCTGTTGTCAGGAGCTTTATCATCTGCTTTCCATTCATCTTCCTGGTACACCGACTTACGTATTGTGGGAGAAACATCATTCCCCATTCCTACTGTGAGCACATGGGCATTGCCAGATTGTCATGTGACAATATCAGTGTCAACATCATTTATGGCCTGACTGTGGCCCTACTGTCTACAGGACTAGACATTGTGTTCATCATTATGTCCTACGCGATGATCCTTCGCACAGTGTTTCAGATACCTTCCCGGTCTGCTAGATTCAAGGCCCTCAACACATGTGGTTCCCACATCTGTGTCATACTTATGTTCTATGCCCcagcattcttttccttttttgcccaTCGTTTTGGGGGTAAAACCGTCCCTCAGCACATCCACATCCTGGTAGCCAACCTCTATGTGGTAGTGCCCCCTATGCTAAACCCCATCATTTACGGGGTGAAGACCAAACAGATTCAAGACCGA
- the LOC122231286 gene encoding olfactory receptor 52A1-like, which yields MSISNITVFMPSVLTLIGIPGLETVQCWIGIPFCVMYLIAMIGNSLLLIVIRSERSLHEPMYIFVGMLGVTDIVLATTIMPKMLGIFWFRVPDIYFDSCLLQMWLIHTFQCIESGILLAMALDRYVAICYPLRHAAIVTRRLVTQIGAVITLRAAFLVAPCLILIKFRFQFYHTTIISHCYCEHMAIVKLAAENVRVNKIYGLFVAFTVAGFDLTFITLSYIEVFITVFHFPQKEARLKAFNTCIAHICVFLQLYLLAFFSFFTHRFGAHVPPYIHILFSSLYLLVPPFLNPLVYGAKTKQIRIHVVKLFSS from the coding sequence ATGTCCATTTCCAACATCACAGTCTTCATGCCTTCTGTGTTGACGCTGATAGGGATCCCAGGCCTAGAGACTGTGCAGTGCTGGATTGGGATTCCATTCTGTGTCATGTATCTCATTGCTATGATTGGAAATTCCTTGCTTCTGATCGTCATCAGGTCAGAGCGCAGCCTCCATGAGCCCATGTACATTTTCGTAGGCATGCTGGGAGTCACAGATATTGTGCTTGCTACCACCATTATGCCCAAGATGCTCGGAATTTTCTGGTTTCGTGTTCCAGACATTTATTTTGATTCCTGTTTGCTTCAAATGTGGCTTATCCACACATTTCAGTGCATAGAGTCAGGCATCCTCCTGGCCATGGCTCTGGACCGTTATGTGGCCATCTGTTATCCACTAAGACATGCTGCCATCGTCACGCGCCGCCTAGTCACCCAGATAGGGGCAGTGATAACACTCAGGGCCGCTTTCCTAGTAGCCCCGTGCCTAATACTGATAAAGTTCCGGTTTCAGTTTTACCATACAACCATCATCTCCCACTGCTACTGTGAGCATATGGCCATTGTGAAACTAGCTGCAGAAAATGTACGGGTAAACAAAATTTATGGCTTGTTTGTGGCATTCACCGTTGCAGGGTTTGACCTCACATTCATCACTTTGTCCTACATAGAGGTATTTATCACCGTTTTTCATTTTCCCCAGAAGGAGGCTCGGTTGAAAGCATTCAATACGTGCATCGCTCacatctgtgtctttctccagctCTACCTCCttgccttcttctccttcttcacaCATAGATTTGGTGCTCATGTTCCCCCTTATATCCACATCCTCTTTTCTAGCCTCTACTTGCTGGTCCCCCCATTTCTCAATCCACTTGTCTATGGTGCCAAGACCAAGCAGATCCGCATTCATGTGGTAAAGTTGTTCTCTTCATAA
- the LOC102956030 gene encoding olfactory receptor 52A1-like encodes MSVSNITVFRPSVLTLIGIPGLETVQCWIGIPFCVMYLIGMIGNSLLLIIIRSERSLHEPMYIFVGMLGVTDIVLGTSIVPKMLGIFWFHVPEIYFDSCLLQMWLIHTFQCIESGILLAMALDRYVAICYPLRHAAIFTHHLDSQIAAVVTLRAALLVAPSLVLIKCRFQFYHTTIISHCYCEHMAIVKMAAENVRVNKIYGLFVAFTVAGFDLIFITLSYIQIFITVFRLPQKEARLKAFNTCIAHICVFLQFYILAFFSFFTHRFGAHVPPYIHILFSSLYLLVPPFLNPLVYGAKTKQIRIHLIKMLHSQNAL; translated from the coding sequence ATGTCTGTTTCCAACATCACCGTCTTCAGGCCTTCTGTGTTGACGCTGATAGGGATCCCAGGCCTAGAGACTGTGCAGTGCTGGATTGGGATTCCATTCTGTGTCATGTATCTCATTGGTATGATTGGAAACTCCTTGCTTCTGATCATCATCAGGTCAGAGCGCAGCCTCCATGAGCCCATGTACATTTTCGTAGGCATGCTGGGAGTCACAGATATTGTACTTGGCACGAGCATTGTGCCCAAGATGCTTGGAATCTTCTGGTTTCATGTGCCAGAGATTTATTTTGATTCTTGCTTGCTTCAAATGTGGCTCATCCACACATTTCAGTGCATAGAGTCAGGCATCCTCCTGGCCATGGCTCTGGACCGTTATGTGGCCATCTGTTATCCACTAAGACATGCTGCCATCTTCACCCACCACCTAGACTCCCAAATAGCGGCTGTGGTAACACTCAGGGCTGCCCTTCTCGTAGCCCCATCTTTAGTACTAATAAAATGCCGGTTTCAGTTTTACCATACAACCATCATTTCCCACTGCTACTGTGAGCATATGGCCATTGTGAAAATGGCTGCAGAAAATGTACGGGTCAACAAAATTTATGGCTTGTTTGTGGCATTCACCGTTGCAGGGTTTGACCTCATATTCATCACTTTGTCCTACATACAGATATTTATCACCGTTTTTCGTCTGCCCCAGAAGGAGGCTCGGTTGAAAGCATTCAATACATGCATTGCTCACATCTGTGTATTTCTCCAGTTCTACATCCttgccttcttctccttcttcacaCATAGGTTTGGTGCTCATGTTCCCCCTTATATCCACATCCTCTTTTCTAGCCTCTACTTGCTGGTCCCCCCATTTCTCAATCCACTTGTCTACGGTGCCAAGACCAAGCAGATCCGGATTCACCTGATAAAGATGTTGCATTCACAAAATGCACTGTGA